The following are from one region of the Salvia hispanica cultivar TCC Black 2014 chromosome 1, UniMelb_Shisp_WGS_1.0, whole genome shotgun sequence genome:
- the LOC125201473 gene encoding plastidic glucose transporter 4-like — translation MEASVYTVNTKSCFSLHSRGILTRSTIGVGCSVRATKRNNALRISCGGSTSMGRAGGSVQSLFGSSAKARLVRAQASEGDIENVAPVKIPVKSSGSVLPYVGVACLGAFLFGYHLGVVNGALEYLAKDLGIAENTVLQGWIVSTLLAGATVGSFTGGSLADKFGRTKTFILDAVPLAVGAFLCATAQNIETMIIGRLLAGIGIGVSSAIVPLYISEISPTEIRGTLGSVNQLFICIGILAALVAGLPLAGNPLWWRSMFGVALIPSVLLALGMAFSPESPRWLYQQGRISDAEVSIRRLYGKERVSEVMRDLAAAGQGSTEPEAGWFDLFSSRYWKIVSVGAALFLFQQLAGINAVVYYSTSVFRSAGITSDVAASALVGAANVFGTTVASSLMDKQGRKSLLLTSFAGMAASMLLLSLSFTWKALAPYSGTLAVLGTVLYVLSFSLGAGPVPALLLPEIFSSRIRAKAVALSLGMHWISNFVIGLYFLSVVTKFGISTVYLGFASVCLLAVMYISGNVVETKGRSLEEIERALSPAV, via the exons ATGGAAGCTTCCGTGTATACCGTCAACACAAAATCGTGCTTCAGCCTCCACAGCCGCGGGATTTTGACGAGATCGACGATTGGAGTAGGATGCAGTGTTCGCGCGACGAAGAGGAACAACGCTTTGAGGATTAGCTGCGGTGGTTCGACTTCAATGGGGAGAGCGGGAGGTAGTGTTCAGAGTTTGTTCGGTTCATCGGCCAAGGCTAGATTAGTCAGAGCTCAAGCTTCTG AAGGAGATATTGAGAATGTCGCCCCTGTGAAAATCCCGGTGAAATCGTCTGGTTCTGTGTTGCCGTATGTTGGTGTTGCTTGTCTTGGAGCATTTCTATTTGGATATCATCTAGG AGTGGTTAATGGAGCTCTCGAGTACCTTGCTAAGGATCTCGGAATTGCAGAGAACACAGTGCTGCAAG GCTGGATTGTTAGCACACTTCTTGCTGGTGCCACAGTTGGTTCGTTTACTGGAGGTTCATTGGCAGATAAGTTTGGGCGAACAAAGACTTTTATTTTGGATGCAGTTCCACTTGCTGTAGGAGCATTTCTTTG TGCCACTGCCCAGAATATAGAGACAATGATAATAGGTCGGTTACTTGCTGGCATTGGGATTGGTGTTTCTTCTGCAATTGTGCCACTTTACATCTCTGAG ATCTCACCAACTGAAATCCGAGGTACACTTGGATCTGTCAACCAGCTATTTATATGTATTGGGATTCTTGCAGCATTGGTGGCTGGTCTACCGTTGGCCGGGAATCCTCTGTG GTGGAGGTCAATGTTTGGTGTTGCGCTTATTCCATCTGTTTTACTCGCACTTGGAATGGCATTTTCTCCTGAAAGTCCACGATGGCTTTATCAG CAAGGAAGAATTTCTGATGCCGAAGTATCTATTAGAAGGCTATATGGGAAAGAAAGAGTTTCTGAGGTTATGAGGGATTTGGCTGCAGCAGGACAGGGTTCCACAGAACCAGAAGCAGGCTGGTTTGATCTTTTCAGCAGCCGTTACTGGAAAA TTGTTAGTGTAGGTGCGGCTCTCTTCTTGTTCCAGCAGCTTGCTGGAATAAATGCCGTTGTTTATTATTCAACTTCAGTATTTCGCAGTGCTGGAATAACATCTGATGTTGCTGCCAGTGCTCTTGTTGGAGCTGCAAATGTATTTG GCACAACTGTTGCATCCTCGTTGATGGACAAGCAAGGACGCAAGAGCCTTCTTCTTACAAGCTTTGCTGGAATG GCTGCTTCGATGTTGTTGCTTTCTTTGAGTTTTACTTGGAAGGCCCTGGCACCATATTCAGGAACACTTGCTGTTCTTGGGACAGTTCT CTACGTATTATCTTTCTCTCTCGGTGCTGGTCCTGTGCCTGCTCTCCTTCTTCCAGAGATCTTTTCATCTCGAATCAGAGCAAAAGCAGTGGCATTATCTCTGGGCATGCATTGG atatcaaattttgtgattggGCTCTACTTCTTGAGTGTTGTAACTAAGTTTGGAATCAGCACGGTGTACCTGGGATTCGCTTCTGTGTGTCTCCTTGCAGTTATGTACATATCTGGCAATGTCGTGGAGACAAAGGGGCGCTCCTTGGAGGAAATTGAACGCGCTTTAAGCCCCGCTGTTTGA
- the LOC125187245 gene encoding uncharacterized protein LOC125187245, with amino-acid sequence MEELVEEDRVGRRKPRASSKATRTYIHRNREEVAVRLERDYFDRNRYGEISLTSLFPYVTRLFLHIANTLAAGKSTSEKGFNVVGRPSHTTLKKCIAAIRRLATTTGFVRRIHARRRIQWETLFDELLQRRPAAFTDEFPRSQPPQIVVRSNFTNKCTDSRMLGSVDCLHWQWKNCPVAWGGHTRSASKAPTPLLYSRSSPTTAMDLACIFGAPGSNNDVNVLNNSDLFDEVRMWTTFVKTFTAPAKKTDSFA; translated from the exons atggaagaattggTAGAAGAAGATCGcgtagggaggaggaagccgcGCGCCTCCTCAAAGGCGACCCGGACTTACATCCATCGTAACCGGGAGGAAGTCGCCGTAAGGTTGGAACGTGATTACTTCGATCGGAACCGGTATGGGGAGATATCTCTTACGTCGCTATTTCCGTATGTCACGCGtctatttttgcatatcgcgaATACATTGGCGGCCGGGAAGAGTACTTCGGAGAAGGGGTTCAACGTTGTTGGCCGTCCTAGCCACACGACGCTCAAAAAATGTATTGCGGCGATCCGTCGGCTTGCTACGACAACGGGATTTGTTCGACGAATACACGCACGTCGGAGAATCCAATGGGAGACTTTGTTTGATGAACTTCTGCAAAGGCGTCCGGCAGCCTTCACCGATGAATTTCCAAGAAGCCAACCACCGCAAATTGTCGTTCGCTCCAACTTCACGAACAAGTGCACGGATTCCCGGATGCTCGGGAGTGTCGATTGCTtgcattggcaatggaagaattgccccGTGGCGTGGGGGGGTCATACACGATCGGCCTCAAAGGCACCCACCCCACTGTTATACTCGAGGTCGTCGCCGACTAcggctatggatttggcatgcatatttgGGGCCCCCGGCTCGAACAACGACGTCAACGTGCTCAACAATTCCGACCTCTTCGACGAAGTTCGAATG tggacaaccttcgtgaagacgttcaCAGCCCCCGCGAAGAAAACAGACTCTTTTGCGTAG